A section of the Asticcacaulis sp. EMRT-3 genome encodes:
- a CDS encoding SDR family oxidoreductase yields the protein MTQGIEGKIVVITGASSGLGEAAARRLSREGAKVVLGARRLDRLKKLAAELNLPSTAVVQTDVTDALQVKSLVDRAISLHGRIDVMLNNAGLMPHSPLQRLKIDDWDRMIDVNIKGVLYGIAAALPHMQAQMSGHIINVSSVAGHKVGPGGAVYAATKHAVRVISEGLRQEVKPYNIRSTIISPGAVDTELPASVTEADVAADVRERYSRWAIPADSFARCVAFAISQPDEVDINEILFRPTVQEY from the coding sequence ATGACACAAGGTATCGAGGGCAAGATCGTCGTCATCACCGGTGCCTCCAGCGGACTTGGCGAGGCGGCGGCCCGGCGGCTTAGCCGGGAAGGTGCGAAGGTGGTTCTGGGGGCGCGCCGCCTCGACCGGTTGAAAAAGCTGGCCGCCGAACTGAACCTGCCCAGTACGGCGGTCGTGCAAACCGATGTCACCGACGCGCTACAGGTCAAGTCGCTGGTGGATCGCGCCATCAGCCTGCATGGTCGCATCGATGTCATGCTCAATAATGCCGGTCTGATGCCGCATTCGCCGCTGCAACGCCTGAAAATCGACGACTGGGATCGCATGATCGACGTCAATATCAAGGGCGTGCTCTATGGTATCGCCGCCGCCTTGCCGCATATGCAGGCGCAGATGAGCGGCCACATCATCAATGTATCATCCGTCGCGGGCCATAAGGTCGGCCCCGGCGGCGCGGTCTATGCCGCCACCAAACACGCCGTGCGCGTCATTTCCGAAGGCCTGCGCCAGGAGGTGAAGCCCTACAATATCCGCTCCACCATCATCTCGCCCGGCGCGGTCGATACCGAACTGCCCGCCAGCGTCACCGAAGCCGATGTGGCTGCCGATGTGCGCGAACGCTACAGCCGCTGGGCCATTCCGGCCGATTCCTTCGCACGCTGCGTGGCCTTCGCCATCAGTCAGCCAGACGAGGTGGACATCAATGAAATTCTCTTCCGCCCTACGGTTCAGGAATATTGA